The nucleotide window ACCGTATGCGTTTTTTGGATATTTTTGGCATCTACGTGTATCACTAATTATCCGCCCAATTCGTTTATAACAGCAGACCAGTAATATGTCAGTAACGAAGCTGTTGTGTCTATATGCTGCTTATTTTATGTTTCCTTTCCTCCTATATGTGCAGGTTCATTCCATGTGTTACAAATCAGTAAATCCCGAATGCAATTACGGGGTCCTTGCGCCAAGTCTTCTTCCACCGCACGCCGTTAGTAATAACTGCCATACAGTGGCATTGGAAACGCTGATAGGATCACAGCCAAGGAGGAGAGAAACAGCATCACGTAAGTATTTCAATGCTAAATGAGTATGAGTTTCCCTTGCTTGCTTTTAATTCTTTAATTATCGATATGCATTCTAAATTGCCACTGGGGTGTAGTAGATGAACGTGAATCCGTTAAACATATTTTTTCACCATAAGTGATATTTTTCTCCTTATGATAAAAGTAGGATAAGTGGAATTGAAATTTGATAACGTTGATGCATTAGATTGATGCTATTTTAATTGCGAAAATGAATATTCATTTTCCTTGTTATATAGGGATTGAATCGGATCTCCCAGAGTCAAATAGTGTATTTCCAAAATCGGGAAAATCCTGTTTGTCTGATGCTCGTGAAAATGATGCATGCTGAACAATCGTTACAGAAAAGCATAATGCAACGAATATAGTAGTTTAACGAACATTCGTGTCAGTGCTGTTGTGCGGTTATGAAATATTGATTCCACAAATTCATTAGCAGGACGCTCGGTAATAGCCATAAAAATAGAAGATAATCACCTTAGTTCGTACGAAAGAAACTTCCCCTGAGAAGATTAATGGGAAAATTTGTTTGGCTACTCTTCTACACAAATATTTGGGTCACAGGTTTAGTTGGGTAATGTTATGTTCCAAATTAAATTTAGCTGAACATGACATTAAGAGAGATTGTACAAACCCATTCTCTGATTTACCATCTTCCGACCCCTATGGAGGAAACATTTGATTCCGCGGAGGGAAGAATCTTAACTAGGAATTATCAATTCATCAACGTTCCGCTTTCTTCTTATCCCATAGGAAACGTTTTTCTTAGTGCAAAACTATGTACAGTGTACACTGGAGCATTTTCTGTTGTAACATGTCAGAAAAAAAGGCAGCTTAAATAGAATTTTACTCGTATCATTTGATTACAATTTCCACAgcaatataaaaatttttagaataatttttttcccgtaTATTTTACGTATACGTCTCCTACAATTTTCGCTCATGTGCTAAACTAATACTTTatgaattgatttttttaaaatcagccCTCATTTGGCTTCTTATGTTATAGCATTATAGTTCTGAATGAAACAGTTGATTACGCATTGCAAACGTCATACTGCCTTGTTTTGCGTATCCTACTTTGTACTGACATCCAAAAAGTACATAGAGCACTTGGCCTGTACTCTATGGAACCATGGCAACACTCGGTAAATAAACTGGGATGCATATGGCCTACGATTCAATGATTGCAATAGTAATGACGTGACAATCAAGTAGGCCATACAGTACTTTATAGTGAATAATTAACATTGCTTTAATGGGTATCTCTTAACGTAACATAATAGTTCAACGCAGTATAGCCTAATTTGGGAAAAGACGGGAAAAGATAGCAAATTAAATGGTGGAGATgtagtaaataaaaatttgccattACAATATTAGGTGatttactttactattactCTAATAATAGCCAGTTTATGTTTAACATCAGTAATATGAGAGCGTGTTGTATTTTACCTGTGTGATAATATGATTCATCTTGATGCcatttatagttttctttttatatacCACCATACCAATGAATAATTATGCCGTTCTCAACTCAAAAATCAACTAGAATTTTGACTTTTCTGTTTCTTGTTTCATGCCTTAGCCCGGAGCATTTCAGAAGATTTTTCCagcggtggtggtggtgaaGCTGCCAATAAATCATTCCGTGAAACTGATGATAACTATAGTCAAAGCCGAGAACGAGATCGATCAAGGGAACGCGATGACCGCGATGAAGGTTCATTTCGACTTGAAAAAAGTCTGTTTTATTATCCAATTAttgatttctattttctatttagaaTTGATTAAAGTGTACGATGGGATCGCTTCGTTTCGCCACCATAGCTACAAACTGATCTCCGTTCCCCGACACACCAGTGTTGAACAACTAGTCGCAGCTGCTATGTGGGCATTTCACCTGACAGGAGATCCTGGTAATTAATTACGTGTCTTGTTATTATTTACAGATGTATGAATGGTATTAACGCATCACGGTAAATAATCGGCTTCAAGTATTAGCTATTAGTAGTAATATTATATAATCGGTTTAAGTGATTTAAATTCAACCTTTTTgagcctctttttttttttttttttttttttatttcacaggAGACTATTATCTTACAGATCTGTGCGGAAATTCCGAGAAGGAAATTGAGGAGCCCTACCCGATACCCTTACTGACACGAGTAGACGGGAGGAAGCCAGCCCTATTACTCCGTTTTCGGTAGGATTTTCTATTGCTTGACTTGATTTCAACCCTGGAAATCTAGGGGGCGATGGGGAGTAACTTTGATCCAAAATGTATAGCATATTAGATGCCAAATTGAGACTTAAAATCCATTACGTTTGTTTAAGATTCAAGCTCTTTGAGGGTAGAAAAGCTCGTGATGAAACTTGATATTGTGATAATATGGTAGTAAATCGTAGTCTACAAGAGTTCTTGTTTCTTATGTCAGCTGAACTGCCACCCGAACAAACCGTTATAACACCGAGAATGTCCaacattttataaaaattgTTTACGACGTTTTTGACTAACAACATTTAGTTAATTTGACAGTTCATGCTTGAATTTGCCTGGTATCTATAACATGATCCGTGAGAAATAGACGCATAAGGGATTGGTTTCACAATTTCCATGCATTAAACCTTAAGCTAAGGGCACTTCCtaacttttgtttgtttgtttgtttgtttgttttttgtttttttccctctgCTTTGCTAAATTGACAAACCAGGGAATCAACCGATTCTGGTTGGGTCCGCGTTCATGCTGGAAGATTACAGGTGTCTGAATCTCCCAAGCTTGTACCGGTTAGCAGTGGTACCAGCGCTGCTAGTCTGCTCAGCGAATCACTGCCCCTCTTCGGGTTGGAATCTGCAAACCCAGAAGATTTTTCTGTTACGGAAATCATCATGCACAAAGGAGGTAATTCAAatgtttgattttcattttctttttcacaataTACTAATTTTCTAAGCAAACTCTATATGttcatctttattttttgcttttcttgcATGCGATTTGTGACGGCAATTcacataaacaaaataaaagtttcgGAACGAGTTCTTTCTCGGGACGAAATTCCATGGGAATCGCTAAAGCAAATAGGCCGAGAATCTCTTCGTCAGATGCAACGCACTCGGTTTTACCTTCAACCGAAAGAAGTTCCATGCAGTGAAAACCTGGCTGTGTTTGTTAGCAATTTGCCGTTTAACCTTTCTCAGCGTCAGTATGAGAAGATTCTCCTTGACATTCTCGGGAAAGGTAGTTGATCATTGTCTTCCTTTTGCAAAGTTTAAgtatttttacttaaaaaaacgCTTCCTATATCTTTATCAAGATAATAAATACTCTTCAATCGGACCAATTTATTATGAGTATGGTTCAATGGTGTTAACCTATCAGAATTTCGATGATGCCATACAAGCTTGCTATATTTTGAAAGATGCAACCTATGAGGAACGCAGCCTATCAGGTACGAATAAAAACTTGTTCATTGCCATTTAACTTGTGGAATCTATCCCTCTTTTTGTTGTCTTAATTATTTTCCAACAGCCGCTTTGTTGCCAAATATTATACCTCAGCTGATTCCTCCCGAAGTTCAACCTCTTTTGGTTTTTGTAAACGTGAAATCGGGTGGATGTCAAGGCCTTGAACTAGTCACAAGCTTTCGTAAGCTTCTCAATCCATATCAAGTTTACGATCTGGATATTGGTGGACCTTTGCCGGGCCTTTACGTGTTTCGACACGTTAAGGATTACCGTATTCTGGTATGTGGGGGTGACGGCACCATCGGATGGGTTCTACAGTGTCTCGACAACGTCGGCCAAGACAGTGAATGCTCTTCACCGCCTTGTGCTATTGTTCCACTTGGTACAGGAAATGATTTAGCCCGTGTTCTCCGCTGGGGAtcaggtaattttttttcaaagttaacTATTCAGAAAAAGCTAAATGccctttaataaaaaaaaattaacaattttgtttgtttgttcagGTTATACTGGAGGAGAAGATCCCCTAAATCTGTTACGAGATGTCATAGAAGCCGAAGAAATTCGACTTGATAGATGGACCGTGGTTTTTCATCCATCAGACGAGAAACTATTTGAGGACGGTAAAGGTGGCTGTGGAACAGGGGGAGTCATGTCAACATCGACAGCCATTTCCAACGAGGATAACACCCAAATATTTGTTATGAACAACTATTTTGGAATTGGAATCGACGCCGACCTTTGCTTGGATTTTCACAATGCGCGAGAAGAAAATCCCAATAAATTCAATAGCCGGTAAATTATTGAAACATTGTACGGATTCATCTTTTTCAAGCGTCATTTTACACAGTGTCTTCAAGTTACTCGTTTCAACTCTTTGGAACATaatttcttcgtttctttttttccagtttaCATAACAAGGGTGTGTACGTCAAGATGGGTATACGAAAAATGATGGGACGCAAAATGTGCAAAGACATGCACAAGGAAATCCGGTTGGAGGTGGACGGAAAATTAGTGGACCTACCCCCTGTCGAAGGCATTATCATTCTGAACATTTTAAGGTAATATAGTTCAATTGAAGGAGGAATGAATTAAAGATTGGTTAACgtggttttttattttcagttgGGGATCTGGTGCGAACCCATGGGGCTTTGAACGTGACGACCAGTTCTCAGTGCCAAATCATTGGGATGGCATGCTGGAAGTTGTAGGCGTTACTGGCGTTCTCCATTTGGGTCAGATTCAGTCGGGACTACGCTCTGCTATAAGAATTGCACAGGTCTAACATAAAGATGATAAATTGACGCCCTTCattgaaaaattcattttcttgaaaaacaaaaaacaaaaacagggtGGGCATATCCGTATACGTATGAACAGTGAACTACCAATTCAAGTAGATGGTGAaccttggattcaatgtgctGGCGAAATAGTTGTACTGAAATCAGCATTGaaggtaaaaatttatttcatcaaGATCCGATTTTAACACTACTTACTTGATAAGACCATTTCTCGGCTTGCATTATTTATCAGCGGGGACTTGTCTTTTATTAAGAGAATTGCACAAGAAACTGGGGCAAGGGGGGGATTCCCAACCCGAAAATTGTTCCCAGGCTTGAGGGAGGCAATCCGCTTATAAGACCGTTTGATTCTAAGATCTCGCACCAATTGGTTTCAGAATCCTCACGAGGATTAGAAGTGTCGGAGATTGCCAAACCAGAGTATCCTATGAAATATTGCTTAGCACCAACTAGTCTAGAGCTATTACGATTTGTTAGA belongs to Daphnia magna isolate NIES linkage group LG1, ASM2063170v1.1, whole genome shotgun sequence and includes:
- the LOC116936210 gene encoding diacylglycerol kinase theta isoform X2, with protein sequence MCYKSVNPECNYGVLAPSLLPPHAVSNNCHTVALETLIGSQPRRRETASPRSISEDFSSGGGGEAANKSFRETDDNYSQSRERDRSRERDDRDEELIKVYDGIASFRHHSYKLISVPRHTSVEQLVAAAMWAFHLTGDPGDYYLTDLCGNSEKEIEEPYPIPLLTRVDGRKPALLLRFRESTDSGWVRVHAGRLQVSESPKLVPVSSGTSAASLLSESLPLFGLESANPEDFSVTEIIMHKGVSERVLSRDEIPWESLKQIGRESLRQMQRTRFYLQPKEVPCSENLAVFVSNLPFNLSQRQYEKILLDILGKDNKYSSIGPIYYEYGSMVLTYQNFDDAIQACYILKDATYEERSLSAALLPNIIPQLIPPEVQPLLVFVNVKSGGCQGLELVTSFRKLLNPYQVYDLDIGGPLPGLYVFRHVKDYRILVCGGDGTIGWVLQCLDNVGQDSECSSPPCAIVPLGTGNDLARVLRWGSGYTGGEDPLNLLRDVIEAEEIRLDRWTVVFHPSDEKLFEDGKGGCGTGGVMSTSTAISNEDNTQIFVMNNYFGIGIDADLCLDFHNAREENPNKFNSRLHNKGVYVKMGIRKMMGRKMCKDMHKEIRLEVDGKLVDLPPVEGIIILNILSWGSGANPWGFERDDQFSVPNHWDGMLEVVGVTGVLHLGQIQSGLRSAIRIAQGGHIRIRMNSELPIQVDGEPWIQCAGEIVVLKSALKATMLKKKKGNIPSSNVGHSGNHTVGNSKIRCPAVIPAASELDNSGFDESQTTPGNKTQIYSTTV
- the LOC116936210 gene encoding diacylglycerol kinase theta isoform X1, with protein sequence MAAGGDDQWPTTGSHGHYFLKKNFHKPSYCHHCSDLVWGLLGQGYVCEVCNFVVHDRCLKGVVSPCIHIATALIETPVAHFWAESNHHSQKRRFCNVCRKRLDDTYSFRCEVCDYHVHAECQDGALPNCRQASTYTPGWTLEDIRPTHYWREGNLPTGAKCIYCRKSCWSAECLAGWKCEWCGFAVHSMCYKSVNPECNYGVLAPSLLPPHAVSNNCHTVALETLIGSQPRRRETASPRSISEDFSSGGGGEAANKSFRETDDNYSQSRERDRSRERDDRDEELIKVYDGIASFRHHSYKLISVPRHTSVEQLVAAAMWAFHLTGDPGDYYLTDLCGNSEKEIEEPYPIPLLTRVDGRKPALLLRFRESTDSGWVRVHAGRLQVSESPKLVPVSSGTSAASLLSESLPLFGLESANPEDFSVTEIIMHKGVSERVLSRDEIPWESLKQIGRESLRQMQRTRFYLQPKEVPCSENLAVFVSNLPFNLSQRQYEKILLDILGKDNKYSSIGPIYYEYGSMVLTYQNFDDAIQACYILKDATYEERSLSAALLPNIIPQLIPPEVQPLLVFVNVKSGGCQGLELVTSFRKLLNPYQVYDLDIGGPLPGLYVFRHVKDYRILVCGGDGTIGWVLQCLDNVGQDSECSSPPCAIVPLGTGNDLARVLRWGSGYTGGEDPLNLLRDVIEAEEIRLDRWTVVFHPSDEKLFEDGKGGCGTGGVMSTSTAISNEDNTQIFVMNNYFGIGIDADLCLDFHNAREENPNKFNSRLHNKGVYVKMGIRKMMGRKMCKDMHKEIRLEVDGKLVDLPPVEGIIILNILSWGSGANPWGFERDDQFSVPNHWDGMLEVVGVTGVLHLGQIQSGLRSAIRIAQGGHIRIRMNSELPIQVDGEPWIQCAGEIVVLKSALKATMLKKKKGNIPSSNVGHSGNHTVGNSKIRCPAVIPAASELDNSGFDESQTTPGNKTQIYSTTV